A single window of Nicotiana sylvestris chromosome 3, ASM39365v2, whole genome shotgun sequence DNA harbors:
- the LOC104248773 gene encoding 15-cis-phytoene desaturase, chloroplastic/chromoplastic, with protein sequence MPQIGLVSAVNLRVQGNSAYLWSSRSSLGTESQDGHLQRNLLCFGSSDSMGHKLRIRTPSAMTRRLTKDFNPLKVVCIDYPRPELDNTVNYLEAALLSSSFRTSSRPTKPLEIVIAGAGLGGLSTAKYLADAGHKPILLEARDVLGGKVAAWKDDDGDWYETGLHIFFGAYPNMQNLFGELGINDRLQWKEHSMIFAMPNKPGEFSRFDFPEALPAPLNGILAILKNNEMLTWPEKVKFAIGLLPAMLGGQSYVEAQDGLSVKDWMRKQGVPDRVTDEVFIAMSKALNFINPDELSMQCILIALNRFLQEKHGSKMAFLDGNPPERLCMPIVEHIESKGGQVRLNSRIKKIELNEDGSVKCFILNNGSTIKGDAFVFATPVDIFKLLLPEEWKEIPYFQKLEKLVGVPVINVHIWFDRKLKNTSDNLLFSRSPLLSVYADMSVTCKEYYNPNQSMLELVFAPAEEWINRSDSEIIDATMKELAKLFPDEISADQSKAKILKYHVVKTPRSVYKTVPGCEPCRPLQRSPIEGFYLAGDYTKQKYLASMEGAVLSGKLCAQAIVQDYELLLGRSQKKLAEASVV encoded by the exons ATGCCCCAAATTGGACTTGTTTCTGCCGTTAATTTGAGAGTCCAAGGTAATTCAGCTTATCTTTGGAGCTCGAGGTCTTCTTTGGGAACTGAAAGTCAAGATGGTCACTTGCAAAGGAATTTGTTATGTTTTGGTAGTAGCGACTCCATGGGGCATAAGTTAAGGATTCGTACTCCCAGTGCCATGACCAGAAGATTGACAAAGGACTTTAATCCTTTAAAG GTAGTCTGCATTGATTATCCAAGACCAGAGCTAGACAATACAGTTAACTATTTGGAGGCGGCGTTATTATCATCATCATTTCGTACTTCCTCACGCCCAACTAAACCATTGGAGATTGTTATTGCTGGTGCAG GTTTGGGTGGTTTGTCTACAGCAAAATATCTGGCTGATGCTGGTCACAAACCGATATTGCTGGAGGCAAGAGATGTCCTAGGTGGAAAG GTAGCTGCATGGAAAGATGATGATGGAGATTGGTATGAGACTGGGTTGCACATATTCT TTGGGGCTTACCCAAATATGCAGAACCTGTTTGGAGAACTAGGGATAAATGATCGGTTGCAGTGGAAGGAACATTCAATGATATTTGCGATGCCTAACAAGCCAGGGGAGTTCAGCCGCTTTGATTTTCCTGAAGCTCTTCCTGCGCCATTAAATG GAATTTTGGCCATACTAAAGAACAACGAAATGCTTACGTGGCCCGAAAAAGTCAAATTTGCTATTGGACTCTTGCCAGCAATGCTTGGAGGGCAATCTTATGTTGAAGCTCAAGACGGTTTAAGTGTTAAGGACTGGATGAGAAAGCAA GGTGTGCCTGATAGGGTGACAGATGAGGTGTTCATTGCCATGTCAAAGGCACTTAACTTCATAAACCCTGACGAGCTTTCGATGCAGTGCATTTTGATTGCTTTGAACAGATTTCTTCAG GAGAAACATGGTTCAAAAATGGCCTTTTTAGATGGTAACCCTCCTGAGAGACTTTGCATGCCGATTGTTGAACATATTGAGTCAAAAGGTGGCCAAGTCAGACTAAACTCACGAATAAAAAAGATTGAGCTGAATGAGGATGGAAGTGTCAAATGTTTTATACTGAATAATGGCAGTACAATTAAAGGAGATGCTTTTGTGTTTGCCACTCCAG TGGATATCTTCAAGCTTCTTTTGCCTGAAGAGTGGAAAGAGATCCCATATTTCCAAAAGTTGGAGAAGCTAGTGGGAGTTCCTGTGATAAATGTCCATATATG GTTTGACAGAAAACTGAAGAACACATCTGATAATCTGCTCTTCAGCAG AAGCCCATTGCTCAGTGTGTATGCTGACATGTCTGTTACATGTAAG GAATATTACAACCCCAATCAGTCTATGTTGGAATTGGTATTTGCACCTGCAGAAGAGTGGATAAATCGTAGTGACTCAGAAATTATTGATGCTACAATGAAGGAACTAGCAAAGCTTTTCCCTGACGAAATTTCGGCAGATCAGAGCAAAGCAAAAATATTGAAGTATCACGTTGTCAAAACTCCAAG GTCTGTTTATAAAACTGTGCCAGGTTGTGAACCCTGTCGGCCCTTGCAAAGATCTCCTATTGAGGGGTTTTATTTAGCTGGTGACTACACAAAACAGAAATACTTGGCTTCAATGGAAGGTGCTGTCTTATCAGGAAAGCTTTGTGCCCAAGCTATTGTACAG GATTACGAGTTACTTCTTGGCCGGAGCCAGAAGAAGTTGGCAGAAGCAAGCGTAGTTTAG